TCCGGCGGGGCCGCCACACGGCTGCGGGCGGCAGGTGCGCGGCCCCCCGGGGCTCAGAGGTCCAGCCAGGTCCCCACGGCGAGGGCGAGGGCCCGGGCGTGCACCACCGAGGCCGCGGCGACGTCGAGCGCGGCGTGGCCGGTCGACTTGAACACCGTCAGCTCGTCGGACCGGGTGCGGCCCGGGTGGGCGGCGTCGAGGACGGCGCCGAGCAGGGTGGCCCGATCGGGTGCCAGGCCCTGGAGTTCGTGGGCGCCCGCCGGAGGGGCGGAGGCGGCGGCGCCCGCCCACTCCACGAAGAGGGCGGCGTCGTGGACGGTCGGCGCGTCGAGCTCCGGCCCGTGCGATCCGCCGACCGAGCTGACGTGGGCACCGGGCGACAGCCAGCCGCGGTCGAGGACGGGCGTGCGGGCGTCCGTGCAGCAGAACACCACGTCGGCGCCGCGCACGGCGCTCTCGATGCCGTCGGCCGTGGCACCGGGGTGACGTTCCGCCAGCTCCTGTGCGCGGGCGCGGTCGCGGCCGCCGACGACCACCGGGACGCCGGGGTGCAGCGCGGCGAGGAGCGTGAGCTGGGCACGGGCCTGGGTGCCGGTGCCGACGACCGCGATCCGCCGCGGACGGGGCGCGGCCAGCGCCTGCATGCTGTGCGTCGCCGAGGCGGCGGTGCGGATCGCGGTGACCGGCTCGGCGTCCATGAGGGCGAGCAGGCGGCCGTCGTGCTCGTCGAAGAGCGCCACCACACCGCGGTGGGCGCTGCGCCCGGCCGGGCCGGCAGCGGGGAAGACCGAGACCAGCTTGGCCGCCAGCCCCAGCCCGGGCACATGGGCGGGCATGGCGCCGAGCAGGCCGGCGGGGGTACGGGCGGCGATGCGGGCGGGGGCGGAGACCCCGTCGCGGGCGATCGCCACCAGCGCGGCGCGGGTGGCGGCCATCACGGCCATCGGCTCCAGCGCGGCCAGGGTCTGGGCCCGGTCGAGGACGAGGACGCCGGGGCGGTCCTGCGGGTCGGGGGACGAAGGGGTGGGGGAGGAGGGGAGGTCACGCATCGTCGGTTCCTGCGCTGGGGCGGGCGGTGGACAGGGTGGTGAGGGCTTCCCGGAGCCGCCCGGTGGCGTCGTGCAGGGCGGTGATGATGCCGGCCAGCCGGGGTTCCTCGAACTCGGCGTCGGGGCCGACCACGGTGAGTGCGCAGATCGGTGCGCCCTTCGCCGAGCCGACGGCCCGGCTCACCGACGCGATGAGCTTCTGGTTGCGGCCGCGCTCCAGGGCGTGGCCGGTGCGTTCGACCGTCCCGATGTCCGCCAGCAGCCCCTGACCGCCGGTCAGTTCGACTCCGGCCTCCTCGGCCTGGCGCAGGTAGGGCCGGCGGGCGGCCGGATCGAGCATCGCGACCAGGGCGAGCGGGCCGGCGAACCGGTGCACCGGGAGCCGCTCGTCGCGCAGGTCGCTGATCATCTCCAGCCGGGCCGGCCGGACGACGTCGATCACCCGCGCGTGGTCGGTCTCCGGGATCTGGAGGTTCACCATCATGCCGGTCCGCTCCGACAGCTCCTCGAGAACCGGACGGGCCACTGCGGCCAGCGAGTTGGTGGCGGCGACCTGGGAGAGCTGGAGCACGACCGTCCCGGGCAGGTAGTGGTCGCCCGCGCGCAGGATCCACCCGCGCCGGACAAGGTCCAGCAGGACGCGGTAGGCGGTGGCGCGGTGCATCCCCGCCTCGTCGGCCAGTTCGCTCAGCCGCAGCGGCCGGTCGCAGCGGGCGACCGCCTCGACCAGGTCGAGCGCCTTGTCCACGGCCGAACTGGGGGACTTGGGCACCTTCGGCACTCCTTCGGCGGCGGGCGGGGTTGATCTGCGACGACCCGCGTTGCTAACCTTGAAACAGCTGTTATGCACAACGTAACAGATGTCGAGGGTGGGACACCAGGGGCGACGCCCCCGGCGGACCGGCGGACCCCCGACCGGAACAGGCCGTCGCGCGCGACGGAGAGGCGGAACCCATGGATCACCCGGCCCCCGGCGCGCCGACCCCTACGCCGCGCCGCCCGAGGGCACGGTCGTGCTCTACCGCGGAGCGACCCTGCTCGACGGCACCGGCGCCCCCGCCCGCACCGCGACGACGATCGTCGTCGACGGCGAGCGCATCGCCGCGGTCGTCCCCGACGGGGAACTGCCCGACGGCCTCCCGGTGGACGCGGTCACCGTCGACCTCGACGGCCGTCACGTCATCCCCGGCCTGATCGACTCCCACCAGCACCTCGCGACCCCGCCCGACCGGCCGCTCGCCGAATCCTGGCTGCGCCGCCAGGTCTACGGCGGCGTGACCGCGATCCGCGACATGGCCGACGACCTGCGCCACGTCGGCGACCTCGCCCGCGGCACCCGCGTCGGCGAGATCCCCGGGCCCGACATCCACTACGCCGCGCTGATGGCCGGCCCCGGCTTCTTCGACGACCCGCGCACCTGGCAGGTGTCGCAGGGCGAGACCCCGGGCACCGTGCCGTGGATGCAGGCGATCACGGACGAGACCGACCTGCCGCTGGCGGTCGCCCTCGCCCGCGGCACCCATGCCACGGCGATCAAGGTCTACGCGGACCTCGACGGCGCGACGGTCGCCGCGATCACCGCCGAGGCCCACCGGCAGGGCATCCAGGTCTGGGCGCACGCCGCGGTCTTCCCGGCCTGCCCCGGCGAGGTCGTCGCCGCCGGGGTGAACGCCGTCTCCCACGTCACCCTGCTCGCCCACGAGGCCGTCGACGCCACCGCGCCGTCCGCCAGCTACAAGAACAAGGCCCCGATCGACTACGAGCGCCTCGCCGGCGAGGAGCACCCGCGGCTGACGGCCCTGTTCGCGGCGATGCGCGAACGCGGCACCGTCCTGGACGCCACGGCGGGGCTCTGGCACTGGCTGGAGGGCGAGGCGGACACCCCGGAGGCCCGCGCCAAGGCCCGTGCCGACAGCGAACTCGCGGCCACGCTGACCGCCCAGGCCCACCTGGCCGGCGTCGAGATCTCCGCCGGCACCGACTACGAGACGGCCGCGGAGCACCCCTACCCGGCCCTGTACGACGAGATGGCCTTCCTCGTCCGGCGCTGCGGGATCCCGGTGGAGCAGGTCATCCGCTGCGCCACCGTCGTCGGCGCACGGAGCATGGGGGCGGAGGCGCAGATGGGCACCGTCGAGGCGGGCAAGCTCGCCAACTTCGTCGTCCTGGACCGGGATCCGCTGGCGGACATCGACAACCTCCGCAGCGTCGGCTGCGTCGTCAAGCGCGGGCGGCGCCACGAGCGGAGCGACTACCGGACGGGGCAGGACACAAAGGGGCAGGACACGAAGGGGCAGGTCGACCGATGAGCACCGCAGCCGACTACCTGATCATCAACGCCCTGGGGGCACTCGACAACCCCAACGCCGCGCACTCCGCGGCCACCGCGGGCAAACTCGTCCAGAACAGCGACGACCTGGTGATCGACGCCCGGACACTGGCCGACGCCCACGCCTCGGGCCTGACGGCGGTGAACATCACCCTGGGCTACACCCTGGGCGACATGGCCCCGTTCGAGCACACGCTCCGCGAGATCGAGGTGTGGGACGCGATCCTGCGCCGCCACCCCGCCGACCTGCTGCACGTCCGGACGGCCGGCGACCTCCACCGGGCGCGCGCCGAGCGGCGGATCGGTGTCATCTACGGCTTCCAGAACGCGGTGGCGATCGGCGACGACCTCGGCCGGATCGACACCTTCGAGCGCCTCGGCGTCCGGGTTGTCCAGCTGACGTACAACCAGGCCAACCATCTCGGCGACGGCTCGATGGCCCCGGAGAACCGCGGCCTCACCCCGTTCGGCCGGCAGGCCGTCGAAGCCCTGAACGACGCCCGGATCATGGTCGACCTCTCGCACAGCGGCGAGCGCACCTGCCTGGAGGCGGCCAGGATCTCCCGCCGGCCCGTCTCGATCAACCACACCGGCTGCCGCGCGCTTGCCGACCTGCCGCGCAACAAGACCGACGAGGAGCTGCGCCTGGTGGCCTCCCGCGGCGGCTTCGTCGGCATCTACTTCATGCCGTTCCTCAACACCTCGGGCCACGCGCGGGCCGCCGACGTCGTCGAGCACATCGTGCACGCCGTGAACGTCTGCGGCGAGGACCACGTCGGCATCGGCACCGACGGGCCCGTCACCGCCATCGACGATCTGGACGCCTACCGGGCGACGCTCGCCGAGCACGTCGAGCACCGCCGGGCGGCCGGTGTCGGCGCGGCGGGCGAACGCAGCGACACCTACCCCTTCGTCGTCGACCTGCGCGGGGTGGACCAGTTCCGCGAACTGATCCGGCTGCTGGAGCGGCGCGGCTTCGGCCCGGAGCGGATCGCGAAGATCATGGGCGGCAACTTCGCCGCCTACGCCGAGCGGATCTGGGGAGCCTGAGACACCCGGTCGCCGTGCGCGGGCCACCGCGAGATCCCACCCGCCGGTCGGCGGGCTCCAGCCCGCGGCCCGCGGCTCACCGGGTCGGGGCGGGTGGCGGGCGGAGGCACGGGGTGCTGATGCGGAGGAGCAGGCGGTCGGTGCCGCCGCCGGTCTCGGCGCTGACCAGGTAGTGGCCGGTGGGCTCGTAGGCGTCGAGCAGGGCGCTCGGCTCTCCCTGCCACTCCTCGCGGTAGCTGCGCACTTCGAAGCCGCGTCCTTCGAGCATCTGCCGGATCCGGCGGACGGCCTCCGGGTGCTGCGGCAACGGGACGGTGCTGTCGACGGCGTAGCTGAGGGAGAAGCGGTCGTCGGGGGCGGTTTCGCCGTTCCGTCCGGTGCAGGGACGGAAGGCCGGGTCGGCGGTGGAGTCGGTCAGGGTGATGCCGGCGGCTTCGGCCATGTACGCCGTCATGTGCCGGGCCCAGGCCTGTGCGTCGGCGCGGGCCATGACGGGGAGCTGGTCGTGCGGTCCGGTGGTGGTCGGCATACAGCCTCCGAGGCCGAGGAGGGCGAGCGGGACGAGGAGGGCGAGCGGAATGCGGAAGGTGACGGACGCCAGGGACGTGAGCGGGGTCGGGAAGGTGCGGCCGGTGGGCGGCATGGTCGGTCGTCACCCCGCCGTTCGGGGCCGACGGTGGTCGGGTGCGGCCGATTCGTCGTGCGGCGCCAGGGGTGCGGTGGGCGGTGCAGGCGTCGGTGCCGGTTGCAGGCCGGCGATGATGCGCCCCTGGTTGGCGAGGCTCTGGCTGTCCGGGTCCCAGTAGCCGCTGTGGCCGTGGGTGTCGACGCCGAACGTCCGGCCGCCGAACTCGGCC
The Kitasatospora paranensis genome window above contains:
- a CDS encoding ornithine cyclodeaminase family protein → MRDLPSSPTPSSPDPQDRPGVLVLDRAQTLAALEPMAVMAATRAALVAIARDGVSAPARIAARTPAGLLGAMPAHVPGLGLAAKLVSVFPAAGPAGRSAHRGVVALFDEHDGRLLALMDAEPVTAIRTAASATHSMQALAAPRPRRIAVVGTGTQARAQLTLLAALHPGVPVVVGGRDRARAQELAERHPGATADGIESAVRGADVVFCCTDARTPVLDRGWLSPGAHVSSVGGSHGPELDAPTVHDAALFVEWAGAAASAPPAGAHELQGLAPDRATLLGAVLDAAHPGRTRSDELTVFKSTGHAALDVAAASVVHARALALAVGTWLDL
- a CDS encoding IclR family transcriptional regulator; translation: MPKSPSSAVDKALDLVEAVARCDRPLRLSELADEAGMHRATAYRVLLDLVRRGWILRAGDHYLPGTVVLQLSQVAATNSLAAVARPVLEELSERTGMMVNLQIPETDHARVIDVVRPARLEMISDLRDERLPVHRFAGPLALVAMLDPAARRPYLRQAEEAGVELTGGQGLLADIGTVERTGHALERGRNQKLIASVSRAVGSAKGAPICALTVVGPDAEFEEPRLAGIITALHDATGRLREALTTLSTARPSAGTDDA
- a CDS encoding amidohydrolase family protein, producing the protein MLYRGATLLDGTGAPARTATTIVVDGERIAAVVPDGELPDGLPVDAVTVDLDGRHVIPGLIDSHQHLATPPDRPLAESWLRRQVYGGVTAIRDMADDLRHVGDLARGTRVGEIPGPDIHYAALMAGPGFFDDPRTWQVSQGETPGTVPWMQAITDETDLPLAVALARGTHATAIKVYADLDGATVAAITAEAHRQGIQVWAHAAVFPACPGEVVAAGVNAVSHVTLLAHEAVDATAPSASYKNKAPIDYERLAGEEHPRLTALFAAMRERGTVLDATAGLWHWLEGEADTPEARAKARADSELAATLTAQAHLAGVEISAGTDYETAAEHPYPALYDEMAFLVRRCGIPVEQVIRCATVVGARSMGAEAQMGTVEAGKLANFVVLDRDPLADIDNLRSVGCVVKRGRRHERSDYRTGQDTKGQDTKGQVDR
- a CDS encoding dipeptidase, which produces MSTAADYLIINALGALDNPNAAHSAATAGKLVQNSDDLVIDARTLADAHASGLTAVNITLGYTLGDMAPFEHTLREIEVWDAILRRHPADLLHVRTAGDLHRARAERRIGVIYGFQNAVAIGDDLGRIDTFERLGVRVVQLTYNQANHLGDGSMAPENRGLTPFGRQAVEALNDARIMVDLSHSGERTCLEAARISRRPVSINHTGCRALADLPRNKTDEELRLVASRGGFVGIYFMPFLNTSGHARAADVVEHIVHAVNVCGEDHVGIGTDGPVTAIDDLDAYRATLAEHVEHRRAAGVGAAGERSDTYPFVVDLRGVDQFRELIRLLERRGFGPERIAKIMGGNFAAYAERIWGA